In the genome of Candidatus Microbacterium phytovorans, one region contains:
- a CDS encoding ABC transporter ATP-binding protein, whose amino-acid sequence MSDTATAPPPVLRAEALIRTYGKGDTAFSALKGVDLAIDRGESLAIVGKSGSGKSTLMHLLALLDRPTSGRVAVHGQDASGLSQRDLNRLRNAEFGFVFQQFFLTAGQSVFENVSLPLVIAGVAPKERRRRTMEALDALGLADKATNRATDLSGGQKQRVVVARALVGEPSVIFADEPTGNLDTATGGQVEDILFRLRRERGITLVVVTHDHDLAARCDRSVTIADGLVVADSRAAVAA is encoded by the coding sequence ATGTCTGACACAGCTACCGCGCCCCCGCCCGTCCTACGGGCCGAGGCCCTCATCCGAACGTATGGGAAGGGCGACACCGCGTTCTCCGCGCTCAAGGGTGTCGACCTCGCGATCGACCGCGGCGAATCGCTCGCGATCGTCGGCAAGTCGGGGTCGGGCAAGTCGACGCTCATGCATCTGCTCGCGTTGCTCGACCGGCCCACCTCCGGTCGCGTCGCGGTGCACGGGCAGGATGCCTCGGGGCTCTCGCAGCGCGACCTCAACCGACTCCGCAACGCGGAGTTCGGTTTCGTGTTCCAGCAGTTCTTCCTCACGGCGGGGCAGTCCGTCTTCGAGAACGTGAGCCTGCCGCTGGTCATCGCCGGCGTCGCCCCGAAGGAGCGGCGACGGCGGACGATGGAGGCGCTCGACGCGCTCGGACTGGCCGACAAGGCCACCAACCGAGCGACGGATCTGTCGGGCGGTCAGAAGCAGCGGGTCGTCGTGGCCCGGGCGCTCGTCGGCGAACCGTCGGTGATCTTCGCCGACGAGCCCACCGGCAACCTCGACACCGCCACCGGCGGACAGGTCGAAGACATCCTCTTCCGACTCCGCCGGGAGCGCGGCATCACCCTCGTCGTGGTCACCCACGATCATGACCTGGCCGCGCGCTGCGATCGGTCCGTCACGATCGCCGACGGCCTCGTCGTCGCCGACAGCCGTGCGGCGGTGGCGGCATGA
- a CDS encoding glycosyl hydrolase 53 family protein has product MRQHLVRLAAVAAAATLTLGVTATPALAADEGPVDADIFVQKVDGLDPDFTMGVDISSYLSLIDSGVVFRDSAGQPANFFEVLADHGVTDVRLRVWNDPYNSTTGAGYGGGTVDAERAAEMGKLATDAGLGVLVDFHYSDFWADPGKQKAPKAWAGYTIAQKAAATKAYTIESLELMKTEGVDVTMVQVGNETTNGVAGETSWANIAQIFQAGSEGVRQVFPDALVAVHFTNPNRANYTTFAGYLQTYGVDYDVFASSYYAFWHGTLANLKSELNKIVNQYGKKVIVAETSWAYTLDDADGHPNVIRTAAAATQYPVSVQGQSRALRDVIATVSEVDQGAGLGVYYWEPAWLPVGPPSALEANKVLWERDGSGWASSAASEYDPADAGVYFGGSAWDNQALFAADGTPLSSLSTFEWVYTGTTAPLEVVSYEPVSLTFANASAVALPATVTVVYNDGSTGTAAVEWSDAVSWITSPGSYTVSGVTAAGLPVSASVTVTASTTNHVANPGFETATAPWTVTGTGGAITATTDASSGTRAFKFYSGGTYSTAVSQTVTGLEPGTYQLSAVAHGGAFTSGSATLRAVTSEGSFETPLSITAWGEHNSSSVVVQVGENGEAVVSASLVDAAGGTWGTFDDFSLVAFDPSTVDTTDLAALVAEADGLDRSLYTDATLATLDAALEKARIVLAASAPTEEQRDIAAGLVGDALEGLEEIVVPALEVVAAPVISGTARVGQTLTASAGEFTPAVDHVDYQWLRDGVAIDGATASTYTVVAADRGASLTVAVTASRAGFTSATAISTAVAVPRALTVGTPKISGSAVVGGKLTASVSVSPTATKAYQWYADGKAVSGAKSATYTVKRADAGKKLTVRITLTRSGYETVAKTSASVTVAKLFAKVSTPKISGTAKVGKKLTASISVSPAAAKTYQWYVNGKAVSGAKSASYTVRKADAGKKVTVKVTVSKSGYQSVSKVSAPKKIAK; this is encoded by the coding sequence ATGAGACAGCATCTGGTGCGCCTGGCCGCGGTCGCCGCAGCCGCCACATTGACCCTGGGGGTGACCGCCACCCCCGCCCTCGCCGCCGATGAAGGCCCGGTCGACGCCGACATCTTCGTCCAGAAGGTCGACGGCCTCGACCCCGACTTCACGATGGGTGTGGACATCTCGTCCTACCTTTCGCTCATCGACTCGGGCGTCGTCTTCCGCGACTCCGCGGGTCAGCCCGCGAACTTCTTCGAGGTGCTCGCCGATCACGGCGTCACCGACGTACGCCTGCGCGTGTGGAACGACCCGTACAACTCGACCACCGGGGCCGGATACGGCGGCGGTACCGTCGACGCCGAGCGCGCTGCCGAGATGGGCAAGCTCGCCACCGACGCCGGGCTCGGTGTGCTCGTCGACTTCCACTACTCCGACTTCTGGGCCGACCCCGGCAAGCAGAAGGCCCCGAAAGCGTGGGCCGGCTACACGATCGCGCAGAAGGCCGCGGCCACCAAGGCGTACACGATCGAGTCGCTCGAGCTCATGAAGACCGAGGGCGTCGACGTCACGATGGTGCAGGTCGGCAACGAGACCACGAACGGCGTCGCGGGGGAGACCTCGTGGGCGAACATCGCCCAGATCTTCCAGGCCGGCTCGGAGGGCGTGCGCCAGGTGTTCCCCGACGCGCTCGTCGCCGTGCACTTCACCAACCCGAACCGCGCCAACTACACGACCTTCGCCGGCTACCTGCAGACCTACGGCGTCGACTACGACGTCTTCGCGTCGTCGTACTACGCGTTCTGGCACGGCACGCTCGCCAACCTCAAGAGCGAGCTCAACAAGATCGTCAACCAGTACGGCAAGAAGGTCATCGTCGCCGAGACGTCGTGGGCGTACACCCTCGACGACGCCGACGGCCACCCCAACGTCATCCGCACGGCGGCTGCCGCCACCCAGTACCCCGTCTCCGTGCAGGGACAGTCCCGCGCCCTCCGCGACGTCATCGCCACGGTGAGCGAGGTCGACCAGGGCGCCGGTCTCGGCGTCTATTACTGGGAGCCCGCGTGGCTGCCGGTCGGACCGCCCAGCGCCCTCGAGGCCAACAAGGTGCTGTGGGAGCGCGACGGCTCCGGCTGGGCGAGCTCCGCAGCGAGCGAGTACGACCCCGCCGACGCCGGCGTGTACTTCGGCGGCTCGGCCTGGGACAACCAGGCGCTCTTCGCCGCCGACGGCACGCCGCTGTCGTCGCTGTCCACGTTCGAATGGGTCTACACGGGCACGACCGCGCCCCTCGAGGTCGTCTCGTACGAGCCGGTGTCGCTGACCTTCGCGAACGCGTCGGCGGTCGCCCTCCCGGCCACCGTCACCGTCGTCTACAACGACGGCTCGACGGGCACGGCCGCGGTCGAGTGGTCGGATGCCGTGTCGTGGATCACGAGTCCCGGCAGCTACACCGTCTCCGGCGTCACCGCCGCGGGCCTGCCCGTGAGCGCGAGCGTCACCGTGACGGCATCCACCACCAACCACGTCGCCAACCCCGGCTTCGAGACGGCGACCGCGCCCTGGACGGTCACCGGCACGGGCGGTGCGATCACCGCCACGACGGATGCCAGTTCCGGCACCCGCGCGTTCAAGTTCTACTCGGGCGGCACGTACTCTACGGCGGTCTCGCAGACCGTCACCGGGCTCGAGCCGGGCACGTACCAGCTGTCGGCCGTCGCCCACGGCGGCGCGTTCACGTCGGGGAGCGCGACGCTCCGCGCCGTGACGTCGGAGGGCTCCTTCGAGACCCCGCTGTCGATCACCGCGTGGGGTGAGCACAACAGCTCCAGCGTGGTCGTGCAGGTCGGTGAGAACGGCGAGGCGGTCGTCTCGGCATCCCTTGTCGACGCGGCGGGCGGCACCTGGGGAACGTTCGACGACTTCTCCCTGGTCGCCTTCGACCCGTCGACGGTCGACACCACCGACCTGGCGGCGCTCGTCGCCGAGGCCGACGGCCTCGACCGGTCGCTCTACACCGACGCGACGCTGGCGACGCTCGACGCCGCGCTCGAGAAGGCCCGCATCGTGCTGGCCGCCTCGGCGCCCACCGAGGAGCAGCGCGACATCGCGGCGGGCCTCGTCGGCGACGCGCTGGAGGGGCTCGAGGAGATCGTGGTCCCCGCGCTGGAGGTCGTCGCAGCCCCGGTCATCAGCGGCACCGCACGCGTCGGCCAGACGCTGACGGCATCCGCCGGTGAGTTCACCCCCGCCGTCGATCACGTCGACTACCAGTGGCTCCGCGACGGGGTCGCGATCGACGGTGCTACGGCCTCGACCTATACGGTCGTCGCCGCCGACCGCGGTGCGTCTCTGACGGTCGCCGTCACGGCATCCCGCGCCGGCTTCACGTCGGCCACGGCCATCTCGACCGCTGTCGCGGTGCCCCGTGCCCTCACGGTCGGCACCCCGAAGATCAGCGGAAGCGCCGTCGTCGGCGGAAAGCTGACGGCATCCGTGTCGGTCAGTCCCACCGCCACGAAGGCCTACCAGTGGTACGCCGACGGCAAGGCCGTCTCGGGTGCGAAGAGCGCGACCTACACCGTGAAGCGCGCCGACGCGGGCAAGAAGCTCACCGTGCGGATCACGCTGACGCGCAGCGGGTACGAGACCGTCGCGAAGACGTCGGCCTCCGTCACCGTCGCGAAGCTGTTCGCGAAGGTGTCGACGCCGAAGATCAGCGGCACGGCGAAGGTGGGCAAGAAGCTCACCGCGTCGATCTCCGTCAGCCCCGCCGCCGCCAAGACGTACCAGTGGTACGTCAACGGCAAGGCCGTGTCGGGTGCGAAGAGTGCCAGCTACACGGTGCGCAAGGCGGATGCCGGCAAGAAGGTGACCGTCAAGGTCACCGTCAGCAAGAGCGGCTACCAGAGCGTCAGCAAGGTCTCCGCTCCGAAGAAGATCGCCAAGTAG
- a CDS encoding DNRLRE domain-containing protein has protein sequence MRSRLVIGAAIVAVIAGGLSAVGAPDNASALTAGLPVSADDLPTWQTNAQVFGLASSNGRVVAGGAFTELRPGAGQSGAVQSLTGVAILDAATGQPDACQLPATLASGTATVYAVAAAPDGNTVFVGGNFSKIGGVSRSRLAEIDLRTCRVTSFNPAAISSTVLSLAVTNDNVYIGGAFQTVGGQPHRSFAKLTRTGAVDNTWTANAYGATSTSYSQTVEPNKNARGTAIALSPTGDRVVIGGDFFTVNGQTSHSFAVVSASTGAVVRAWPASTVGNTSRTKALVSDGTRFYVGNEGFNGFDGSLAYNWSDYSQYWRDSCAGATQAMLLHEGLLYEAHHHHDCSGQGMFPDGRRTYLSVSRADDTMQQHLGWLPELNDGTGEALGPRAFAMAPSASGDKYLWVGGEFTRVNGEAQQGLTRFGSTDTGNPPTPTIAVRALTPGTVQVNIRGVVDPDDSDLTYAVYKGTNTTTPIWTGVAKSQHWYRNQVTFVDTDVTPGQTYSYRARVIDAAGNRSGITASASVTASGAGSAYASTVLADAPRLYWRYDDTANAQWVVDSAGQTVQGLNGLAQNGVLREAAGALAGDSSLSATFNESSPAPQYIWNDVIATGPTTYSIETWLRTTSTTGGALVNYGSTNGRPRSDDGTDRVSSTVDRVLYMESGSGFVRFGIRNPNNSTTTLRSSRQLNDGQWHHVVATQSSAGMRLYIDGVLQAQNSTTANGTYYGTWHAGGDNLIGYQNTSSTQAGRYFNGQLDETAVYYSALAAGRVTAHYAAGTGTGGDTTPPSVPGSVTATVTGSTVDVAWAAAVDNVAVSGYEVHRGTTATFTPSAATLRGPATGTTFADTSVPVGTWFYRVVARDAAGNTSTPSTAATATVVPPDTTAPTAPTDVTATVENGDDVAVSWTAATDAIGVTAYAVHRGTTADFAPSASTLLADDVTGTQYTQSDAGVGTWFYRVLARDAAGNWSAASDAASATIDPDTTAPTVPTGLAAVVQGGNDVALSWDASTDAGGVAGYDVHRGSTPDFSVDASSLIATVTARSYTDTARPVGTWYYRVTATDTVGNTSAPSGAANATIAPAVTTQTVVADADTMVAAVNPGGLYGTSTQISSRFDTAIESYLRFPLPAAPAGTVLTGVTLSVRTSSDPTAGSAAAHELRLLDATWDEATVTWNTRPTTGIGSAVLGQLTGATAVNTAYTVTLDPAELASRAGSAVTLRLSGVTGTDNVRLWSREATTASYRPSLTLTYTAVP, from the coding sequence ATGCGTTCACGTCTTGTCATCGGTGCGGCGATCGTCGCCGTCATCGCGGGAGGGCTCAGCGCCGTCGGCGCGCCCGATAATGCGTCGGCACTCACGGCAGGACTGCCGGTCAGCGCCGACGACCTGCCCACGTGGCAGACCAACGCGCAGGTCTTCGGCCTCGCCTCCTCGAACGGCCGCGTGGTCGCCGGTGGCGCGTTCACCGAACTGCGGCCCGGCGCGGGCCAGAGCGGCGCGGTGCAGAGTCTCACGGGCGTTGCGATCCTGGATGCCGCGACCGGCCAGCCCGACGCCTGCCAACTCCCCGCGACGCTCGCGAGCGGCACGGCCACCGTCTACGCGGTCGCTGCCGCGCCCGACGGCAACACGGTATTCGTGGGCGGCAATTTCTCGAAGATCGGCGGCGTCTCGCGGTCGCGTCTCGCCGAGATCGACCTGCGCACCTGCCGGGTGACGTCGTTCAACCCGGCCGCGATCTCCAGCACCGTGCTGTCACTGGCCGTCACGAACGACAACGTGTACATCGGCGGCGCGTTCCAGACGGTGGGCGGTCAGCCCCACCGGAGCTTCGCCAAGCTCACGCGCACCGGTGCCGTCGACAACACCTGGACGGCCAACGCGTACGGGGCGACCTCGACGTCGTACAGCCAGACCGTCGAGCCCAACAAGAACGCGCGCGGCACCGCGATCGCCCTCTCGCCCACCGGCGACCGGGTGGTGATCGGCGGCGACTTCTTCACCGTCAACGGACAGACGAGCCATAGCTTCGCCGTCGTCTCGGCATCCACCGGCGCCGTCGTGCGCGCTTGGCCGGCATCGACCGTCGGCAACACGTCGCGCACGAAGGCACTCGTCTCCGACGGCACCCGCTTCTACGTCGGCAACGAAGGCTTCAACGGATTCGACGGCAGCCTCGCCTACAACTGGAGCGACTACTCGCAGTACTGGCGCGACAGCTGCGCGGGCGCGACGCAGGCGATGCTCCTCCACGAGGGCCTCCTCTACGAAGCCCACCACCACCACGACTGCAGCGGCCAGGGCATGTTCCCCGACGGACGCCGCACCTACCTGAGCGTCTCGCGCGCCGACGACACGATGCAGCAGCACCTCGGATGGCTGCCCGAGCTCAACGACGGCACCGGCGAGGCGCTGGGGCCGCGGGCGTTCGCCATGGCCCCGAGCGCCAGCGGCGACAAGTACCTGTGGGTGGGCGGCGAGTTCACCCGCGTGAACGGCGAGGCTCAGCAGGGGCTCACCCGGTTCGGCAGCACCGACACGGGCAACCCGCCGACCCCGACGATCGCGGTGCGGGCGCTGACGCCGGGCACCGTGCAGGTGAACATCCGCGGCGTCGTCGACCCCGACGACTCCGACCTGACCTACGCCGTCTACAAGGGCACGAACACCACGACGCCGATCTGGACGGGAGTCGCGAAGTCGCAGCACTGGTACCGCAACCAGGTGACCTTCGTCGACACCGACGTCACGCCCGGCCAGACGTACTCGTACCGCGCACGCGTCATCGACGCCGCCGGCAACCGCAGCGGCATCACCGCGAGTGCGAGCGTGACGGCATCCGGTGCGGGTTCCGCGTACGCCTCGACCGTGCTCGCCGACGCGCCCCGCCTGTACTGGCGCTACGACGACACCGCCAACGCGCAGTGGGTCGTGGATTCCGCCGGGCAGACGGTGCAGGGCCTCAACGGCCTCGCGCAGAACGGCGTACTCCGCGAGGCGGCGGGCGCCCTCGCCGGCGACTCCAGCCTGAGCGCCACCTTCAACGAGAGCAGCCCCGCGCCGCAGTACATCTGGAACGACGTCATCGCGACCGGCCCGACCACGTACTCGATCGAGACGTGGCTGCGGACGACCTCGACCACGGGCGGCGCCCTCGTGAACTACGGCTCCACCAACGGCCGCCCGCGCAGCGACGACGGCACCGACCGCGTGAGCTCGACGGTCGACCGCGTGCTCTACATGGAGAGCGGCTCCGGCTTCGTGCGCTTCGGCATCCGCAACCCCAACAACAGCACGACGACACTGCGCTCGTCTCGTCAGCTCAACGACGGACAGTGGCACCACGTGGTGGCGACGCAGTCGTCCGCCGGCATGCGGCTCTACATCGACGGCGTGCTGCAGGCGCAGAACTCGACCACCGCCAACGGCACCTACTACGGCACGTGGCACGCGGGCGGCGACAACCTCATCGGCTACCAGAACACGTCGAGCACGCAGGCCGGTCGCTACTTCAACGGCCAGCTCGACGAGACGGCCGTGTACTACTCGGCTCTCGCGGCCGGTCGCGTCACCGCGCACTACGCCGCCGGCACCGGCACGGGCGGCGACACGACACCGCCGTCGGTTCCGGGTTCCGTGACGGCCACCGTCACCGGCAGCACGGTCGACGTCGCGTGGGCGGCCGCGGTCGACAACGTCGCCGTCTCCGGCTACGAGGTGCACCGCGGTACGACGGCGACCTTCACGCCGTCGGCGGCCACGCTCCGCGGCCCCGCCACGGGAACGACGTTCGCCGACACCTCGGTGCCGGTCGGCACGTGGTTCTACCGGGTCGTGGCTCGCGACGCAGCCGGCAACACGTCGACCCCGTCGACGGCGGCCACCGCCACCGTGGTGCCTCCGGACACGACCGCCCCGACCGCTCCGACCGACGTCACGGCGACCGTGGAGAACGGCGACGACGTCGCAGTGTCGTGGACAGCCGCGACGGATGCCATCGGCGTCACCGCGTATGCCGTGCACCGCGGCACGACGGCGGACTTCGCGCCGTCCGCGTCGACCCTGCTCGCCGACGACGTGACCGGCACGCAGTACACGCAGTCCGACGCGGGAGTGGGCACGTGGTTCTACCGCGTGCTGGCCCGTGACGCCGCCGGCAACTGGTCCGCCGCGTCCGACGCCGCCTCCGCGACGATCGACCCCGACACCACGGCACCGACCGTGCCGACCGGCCTCGCGGCGGTCGTGCAGGGCGGGAACGACGTGGCGCTCTCGTGGGACGCGTCGACCGACGCGGGGGGCGTCGCGGGCTATGACGTGCACCGGGGCTCGACGCCGGACTTCAGCGTCGACGCGTCGTCGCTCATCGCGACGGTCACGGCCCGGAGCTACACCGACACGGCGCGTCCGGTGGGCACGTGGTACTACCGGGTGACGGCGACCGACACGGTCGGCAACACGAGCGCCCCGTCCGGCGCCGCGAACGCGACGATCGCCCCGGCGGTCACGACCCAGACGGTGGTCGCGGATGCCGACACGATGGTGGCGGCCGTGAACCCCGGGGGCCTGTACGGCACCTCCACGCAGATCTCGTCGCGGTTCGACACGGCGATCGAGTCGTACCTCCGGTTCCCGCTCCCCGCGGCGCCGGCGGGCACGGTGCTGACGGGCGTCACGCTGTCGGTGCGCACCTCGAGCGACCCGACGGCCGGTTCGGCGGCGGCCCACGAGCTGCGTCTGCTCGACGCGACGTGGGATGAGGCCACTGTCACGTGGAACACCCGCCCGACCACCGGCATCGGCTCCGCTGTCCTGGGCCAGCTGACGGGCGCGACCGCCGTCAACACCGCCTACACGGTCACCCTCGACCCGGCGGAACTGGCATCCCGTGCCGGCAGCGCGGTCACACTCCGCCTCTCGGGCGTGACCGGTACCGACAACGTCCGACTGTGGTCGCGGGAGGCGACCACCGCGTCCTACCGACCGAGCCTCACCCTGACGTACACGGCCGTCCCCTAG